From a single Pyxidicoccus xibeiensis genomic region:
- a CDS encoding serine/threonine protein kinase, translated as MAFEVDEHTVAADVESLFAPDSGPGTGNSSPSNPSFGDTSSEGADHLPRPGTRIHHYELIRQLGSGGMGTVFLARDTRLGRRVAIKFLHTTDPDVTRRFIREAQATALCSHENIVIIYEVGEFQGSPYMVLEFLQGQPLNKLVKGSQRLPPTRAVELMVPVVRALACAHERKIVHRDLKPDNVIVTDSGGIKVLDFGIAKVLQGGDSTVDVDLDVAAPSPAAAPGASEDRSELTRSGAIMGTMPYMSPEQWGIGVEIDHRTDIWAVGIMLFRMLAGKHPLDPLYGPQLMVTAQLDEPMPRLGDVAPDVPPDLAAVVDRCLYKLKDLRFPDAASLLRALEPFLPGRYTRELRIDESPYAGLSSFQESDADRFFGRSREIAALVNRIQDRPLMAIVGPSGTGKSSFVRAGLVPVLKRSGETWESLVIRPGRQPLAALASIVAPLVSSSTTLEGDIQEQRQLVERLAQEPGYVGTVLRSRARRSRRKLLLFVDQFEELYTQVPDVQERLAFTACLAGLADDATSPVRVVLSIRSDFLDRVPEDEHFMAELSQGLFFLSPPNREGLRDALVQPAEMAGYRFETPQLVEHMLGHLDATQGALPLLQFAATLLWEQRDTASKLLTEQSYDSMGGIAGALATHADSVLEELSPTQRTLVRAVFLRLVTPERTRAIVSMGELRELAKDTGEIQRLIDHLVQARLLVVQTGGGATGATVELVHESLLHSWPTLRRWLDEGQEDSAFLEQLRNAARQWQAKGFDAGLLWRGEVVEEARRFQRRYRGELPQLQRDFLEHVLAQEQKAARRRKALVIGSTAFLGLLAIAAVIALVIIHQAQQEAERQAIIARSAASEAREAETVARTRLAEVQAKELERQKAQEAAEAANAQVAVTNDELVRKNDELLDALENANKAQLRARFAKRYAEKNATAARQAQDDAIRAAQQLQSLLRREQDRVQRLQSQLGSPVIDELK; from the coding sequence GTGGCCTTCGAAGTGGATGAGCACACCGTAGCCGCTGACGTGGAGTCCCTCTTCGCTCCGGATTCCGGCCCCGGTACCGGGAACAGCAGCCCCTCCAATCCGTCTTTCGGGGACACGTCGTCGGAGGGCGCGGACCACCTGCCCCGGCCGGGCACACGCATCCACCACTACGAGCTCATCCGGCAGCTCGGCAGCGGCGGAATGGGGACGGTGTTCCTGGCGCGAGACACGCGGCTGGGCCGGCGCGTGGCCATCAAGTTCCTGCACACCACGGACCCGGACGTCACGCGGCGCTTCATCCGCGAGGCCCAGGCCACCGCGCTGTGCAGCCACGAGAACATCGTCATCATCTACGAGGTCGGCGAGTTCCAGGGCAGCCCGTACATGGTGCTGGAGTTCCTCCAGGGCCAGCCGCTCAACAAGCTGGTGAAGGGCAGCCAGCGCCTGCCGCCCACGCGCGCCGTGGAGCTGATGGTGCCCGTCGTCCGGGCCCTGGCGTGCGCACACGAGCGGAAGATCGTCCACCGCGACCTCAAGCCCGACAACGTCATCGTCACCGACTCGGGCGGCATCAAGGTGCTCGACTTCGGAATCGCCAAGGTGCTCCAGGGCGGCGACTCGACGGTGGACGTGGACCTCGACGTGGCCGCGCCCTCCCCTGCCGCCGCGCCTGGCGCGTCCGAGGACAGGAGCGAGCTCACCCGCTCCGGCGCCATCATGGGCACGATGCCGTACATGTCCCCGGAGCAGTGGGGCATCGGCGTGGAGATCGACCACCGCACGGACATCTGGGCGGTGGGCATCATGCTGTTCCGGATGCTGGCCGGGAAGCACCCGTTGGATCCGCTGTACGGCCCGCAGCTCATGGTGACGGCGCAGCTCGACGAGCCCATGCCGCGCCTGGGCGACGTGGCCCCGGACGTACCGCCGGACCTGGCGGCCGTCGTGGACCGCTGCCTCTACAAGCTCAAGGACCTGCGCTTCCCGGACGCGGCGTCGCTGCTGCGCGCCCTGGAGCCCTTCCTCCCCGGGCGCTACACCCGCGAGCTGCGCATCGACGAGAGCCCCTACGCGGGCCTCAGCTCCTTCCAGGAGTCGGACGCGGACCGCTTCTTCGGCCGCTCCCGTGAAATCGCGGCGCTGGTCAACCGCATCCAGGACCGGCCGCTGATGGCCATCGTCGGCCCGTCCGGCACGGGCAAGTCCTCGTTCGTGCGCGCCGGCCTCGTCCCGGTGCTGAAGCGCTCCGGCGAGACGTGGGAGTCGCTCGTCATCCGCCCCGGCCGCCAGCCCCTGGCCGCGCTGGCCAGCATCGTCGCGCCCCTGGTGAGCAGCTCCACCACGCTGGAGGGCGACATCCAGGAGCAGCGCCAGCTCGTCGAGCGCCTGGCCCAGGAGCCGGGCTATGTCGGCACCGTGCTGCGCAGCCGCGCCCGCCGCTCGCGCCGGAAGCTGCTCTTGTTCGTGGACCAGTTCGAGGAGCTCTACACCCAGGTGCCGGACGTGCAGGAGCGCCTGGCGTTCACCGCCTGCCTCGCGGGCCTCGCGGACGACGCGACGTCTCCGGTGCGTGTCGTGCTGTCCATCCGCTCCGACTTCCTGGACCGGGTGCCCGAGGACGAGCACTTCATGGCGGAGCTGAGCCAGGGGCTGTTCTTCCTGTCCCCGCCCAACCGCGAGGGCCTGCGCGACGCGCTGGTGCAGCCGGCGGAGATGGCCGGGTACCGCTTCGAGACGCCGCAGCTCGTCGAGCACATGCTCGGGCACCTGGACGCGACGCAGGGCGCGCTGCCGCTGCTCCAGTTCGCGGCGACGCTGCTGTGGGAGCAGCGCGACACGGCGAGCAAGCTGCTCACCGAGCAGAGCTACGACTCCATGGGCGGCATCGCCGGCGCGCTCGCCACGCACGCCGACAGCGTGCTGGAGGAGCTGTCCCCCACGCAGCGCACGCTGGTGCGGGCCGTGTTCCTGCGCCTGGTGACGCCGGAGCGCACGCGCGCCATCGTCTCCATGGGCGAGCTGCGCGAGCTGGCGAAGGACACCGGCGAAATCCAGCGGCTCATCGACCACCTCGTCCAGGCGCGCCTGCTGGTGGTGCAGACGGGTGGCGGCGCCACGGGCGCGACGGTGGAGCTGGTGCACGAGTCGCTGCTGCACAGCTGGCCCACGCTGCGCCGCTGGCTCGACGAGGGCCAGGAGGACTCGGCCTTCCTGGAGCAGTTGCGCAACGCGGCCCGGCAGTGGCAGGCGAAGGGCTTCGACGCCGGCCTGCTGTGGCGCGGCGAGGTGGTGGAGGAGGCGCGGCGGTTCCAGCGGCGCTACCGGGGGGAGCTGCCGCAGCTGCAGCGCGACTTCCTGGAGCACGTGCTCGCGCAGGAGCAGAAGGCCGCCCGCCGCCGCAAGGCGCTGGTCATCGGCTCCACGGCCTTCCTCGGCCTGCTGGCCATCGCCGCGGTGATTGCCCTGGTCATCATCCACCAGGCGCAGCAGGAGGCCGAGCGCCAGGCCATCATCGCCCGGAGCGCCGCGTCCGAGGCGCGCGAGGCGGAGACGGTGGCGCGCACGCGCCTCGCCGAGGTCCAGGCCAAGGAGCTGGAGCGGCAGAAGGCACAGGAAGCCGCCGAGGCCGCCAACGCCCAGGTCGCCGTCACCAACGACGAGCTGGTGCGAAAGAACGACGAGCTGCTGGACGCGCTGGAGAACGCCAACAAGGCCCAGCTCCGGGCCCGCTTCGCGAAGCGGTACGCGGAGAAGAACGCGACGGCCGCGCGCCAGGCACAGGACGACGCCATCCGCGCCGCCCAGCAGCTCCAGTCCCTGCTGCGCCGCGAGCAGGACCGCGTGCAACGCCTCCAGTCGCAGCTCGGCAGCCCCGTCATCGACGAGTTGAAGTGA